AACGCCTCCAGGGTCTCCGTATCGGTCGCCGACAGGTAGGTGACGCGGCCCATCTCGTGCAGCCAGGCGTGCTCGGGACCGATGCCCGGATAGTCGAGGCCCGCCGAGATCGAGTGGGCGTCGGCGATCTGGCCGTCGCCGTCCATCAGCAGGTAGGTGCGGTTGCCGTGCAGCACCCCCGGCTTGCCGCCGGTGAGGGAGGCCGCGTGCAGGCCGCTCGATACGCCGTGCCCGGCCGCCTCGACGCCGTAGATCGCGACCTCGCGGTCGTCGAGGAAGGGATGGAACAGCCCCATGGCGTTCGAGCCGCCGCCGATGCAGGCGACGAGGGAGTCCGGCAGGCGGCCTTCCATCTCCAGCATCTGCGCCTTAGTCTCGATGCCGATGATCGACTGGAAGTCGCGCACCATCGCCGGGTAGGGATGCGGGCCCGCCACCGTGCCGATGCAGTAGAAGGTGTCGGCGACGTTGGTGACCCAGTCGCGCAGGGCCTCGTTCATCGCGTCCTTGAGGGTGCGGGTGCCGGATTCGACCGGCACCACCTCGGCGCCGAGCATCTTCATCCGGAAGACGTTCGGCTTCTGCCGCTCGACGTCGACGGCGCCCATGTAGACGACGCATTTGAGGCCGAACCGGGCGCAGAGCGTCGCGGTGGCGACGCCGTGCTGGCCCGCTCCCGTCTCGGCGATGATCCGCGGCTTGCCCATGCGCCGGGCGAGCAGGATCTGGCCCAGCACGTTGTTCACCTTGTGCGAGCCGGTGTGGTTCAGCTCCTCGCGCTTGAAGTAGATCTTCGCGCCGCCGAGGTGCTCGGACAGCCGCTCGGCATGGTAGAGCGGGCTCGGCCGGCCGACATAATGCGTGAGGTAGGAGGTCATCTCGGCCTGGAAGGCCGGATCGGCCTTGGCCGCCGCATAGGCCTCCTCCAGGGCGAGGATGTTCGGCATCAGGGTCTCGGCCACGAAGCGGCCGCCGAAGATGCCGAAGCGGCCGCGCTCGTCGGGGCCGGTGCGGAACGAGTTCGGATTCTGGGGAGCGGTCACGGCGGGAGCTCTGCCTCTGGAAGGATTCGCGAAAGAACTGTGTCGGCGGGGCTTACGCCCTTCGCGCCGCAGGGGCAATTTCCGGTGCGGTCGCACCCCCGACGGCACGCGCGGCGGCTTTCGCGGTGCCTGCGGCAGCCTTGGCTGCCGCCACGAAGGCGGCGATGCGGTCCGGATCCTTGTGGCCGGGGCGCGATTCGACACCCGACGAGACGTCGACCGCCTGGGCGGCGGTCACCGCGAGAGCTCCGGCGACGGTCTCGGGGGTGAGGCCGCCGGAGAGCATGAACGGCTGGTCGCGGCCGGCCCCGGCCAGCAGCGACCAGTCGAAGGCGTGGCCGTTGCCGCCGGGCAGGATCGCGTCAGGCGCGGGCTTGGCGTCGAAGAGCAGCCGGTCGGCGATCGCCGCGTAGCGGGCGGCGCGGGCAAGATCCTCGGCGGTGGCGATGCCGAGGGCCTTCATCACCGGGCGGCCGGTGCGGGCCTTCACCTGGGCGACCCGCTCCGGGCTCTCGGCGCCGTGGAGCTGCAGCCAGTCCGGATCGAGGGCCGCGATCACCGCCTCGATCAGGGCGTCGTCGGGATCGACCAGCAGCGCGACGCGCAAGGCCCGCCCCCGCGCCTGCCGCGACAGGGCGGCGCCGAGGGTGAGATCGACGTGGCGCGGGCTCTTTTGGAAATGGACGAGGCCGATCAGGTCGGCGCCGGCGGCGAGCGACGCGTCCAGGGTCTCAGGGGTGCTGAGGCCGCAGATCTTGACGAGGATGGGAGCGGTCGACATCCGCTCCCTATACGCCGATCCGCTTCCGCCCGCACGTGAAACGGGCGTTCAGGACGGCCGCGTCAGGCTCTCCCACACGCATGCGGCGGCGGCGAGGTCCTCGATCGCGGCGCCGACCGACTTGAACACCGTGATGGCCTCGGGGCTTTGCCGCCCCGGCGCCTCGCCGCGGCACAGGGCCGCGAGGTCGCCCGTCACGGCATCCGGCGCGAGCGCGCCGGACTGGATCGCCACCGCCACGTCGCCGCCCTTCTTCAAGGCGTCTTGCGTGTCGACGTAGACCGGCCCGCGCAGGAGGGCCGCGTCGTCGGCCTCGCGCATCGCCGGCGTGAAGGCGCCGACGAGGTCGAGATGGGTGCCGGGCCGCAGCCAGGCGCCGCGCACCAGCGGCTCGGTCGAGAGGGTGGCGCAGGACACCAGATCCGCCTGCCCCACCGCCGCCGCGAGGTCGGTGACCGGATAGGCCGGGATGCCCTCGGCGGCCAGGATCGCGGCGAGGCGCTGGGCGCCTTCCGGCCGGCGGTTCCAGATCGCGACATCGCGGATTGGCCGGATGGCGGCATGCGCCCGCACGAGCGCGGGGGCGAGCGCACCGGCCCCCACCATCACCATCCGGGCGGCGTCGGGCCGCGCGAGGTGGCGGGCGGCGAGCGCCGAGGCGGCGGCGGTGCGCCAGAGCGTCAGGCGGGCGCCGTCGAGGAGGGCAAGCGGCCGGCCGTCGCGTCCGTCGCAGAGCAGGACCCCGCCCTGGATCGTGTCGAGCCCCCGGGCCGGGTTGCCCGGGAACAGGGTCAGGATCTTGACCCCGACATAATCGGCCGTCCAGGCCGGCATCAGCAGCAGCGAGGCCCCGTCGGGCGCGGTCTCGATCGCGTGGTGGTGGCGCGTCGGCGCCGTCGCGCCGGCCCGGAAGGCGACGCTGAGGGCGTCGATCATCCGCAGCGGGGTCAGCGCCGCGTCGATCTCGGCCTCGCCGATCAGCCGCATCTCAGGCGCGGCTGATCGGGGCCGGCAGGGCGGTACGGCCGACCGTGGCGCTGCTCGGAGAGGCCTGGCGCAGGCGCTCGGCCTCGTGGCGCAGGCGGGCGAGCTCGCGGCCCTTGGCGCGGCGGTCGCGGCGGGTATCGCCCTGGCCGAGCCAGGAGCCGACGCCGCCGACCACGATGCCCAGGGCGACCGCGGCGAAGATCAGCGCGTAGAGCGGCATCGGCAGGCTGAAGGCCGGCGTGCCGTCGGTGAACGGATCGAAGGACAGCATCACCGGCTGGCGGTTGGCCACCGCCAGCAGCACGACCACGATCGCAATGGGCAGCAGGATCAGGCCTTTGAGGAAGCGGATCATCGGGAAACCCGGTCTTTCGTCGGTGATGCGGGAAGGGAGCGGGACCGCCGGACGGAGCCCCGGAGAAGAAAGTGTAACGCGCGGCAGCCGGGAGGCCAGTGCCGACCTCGCACGGGGCCGACCTTGCGTCAGCTCGCGGCGGCCTCGGCCCGGCTCGGCTCGTCGGCGCCGATCCCGGCGGCGTTCAGGCGCAGGCGCATCTCCTTGCCGGTCTTGAAGACCGGGATCGCCTTCTCGGCCACCGCCACGGCGGCACCCGTGCGCGGGTTGCGGCCGCGCCGCGCCTCCCGGCGCTTGACCGAAAAGGCGCCGAAGCCGCGCAGCTCGACCCGGTCGCCCCGGGCGAGCGCGTCCGCGATCGTGTCCAGGATGGCGTTGACGATGTTCTCGACGTCGCGCTGATACAGGTGCGGGTTCTGCTCGGCGATCTTGAGCACCAGCTCGGACTTGATCATGGGCGGTATGGTCTCGAGAAAGGCGGGGCCGGCGGGACGATGGCGCGGGAGGGGTCTTTTTAAGGGCGCCAGACCGCGAGCAGGCCGCCCTGCGTCAGGCTGGCCGTCTCGTCGCCGGCCTGCCGCAGCCGGGCGGCGAGGTCGTCGTAGCCGAGAAGGCCCGCGCCGGCGGCCGCGGCCGAGAACAGGCCGAAGCGGCTGTCGGAGCGCGGCTTCCAGTCCCGCACCGGCAGGTTCTTCGCCACGCCCTTCTCGCGCTCGAGCCAGGCGACGGCCTGGCGCTCGCTGCCGGTCTCGTCGATCAGGCCGAGGGGCACGCTCTGGCGGCCGCTGAACACGCGCCCGTCGGCCACCACCTTGATCTGGTCGGGATTCATCTTGCGGCGCTCGGCCACCAGGTCCTTGAACCAGCCATAGGTGTCGCCGACGATCGCCTGGAGCGCCGCGCGGGCCTCCGGCGGGGTCGGGTGGAAGCCGCTCGGCTCGGCCTTGAGCGGCGAGGACTTCACCTCGTCGACCTTGACCCCGACCTTGTCGAGGAGGCCCGACACCTCCGGGTACTGGAACAGCACGCCGATCGAGCCGACGAGGCTGGTCTCGCGGGCGACGATGTGGTCGGCGGCGATCGCCGTGATGTAGGCGCCCGACGCCGCGGTGCCGTCGACGAAGGCGACGATCGGCTTCTTCTCGGCCAGCGCGCGAAGATTGCGAAAGAGTTCTTCCGAGCCGGTGGTGGTACCGCCCGGCGAGTTGATCGAGACGACGACGCCCGAGACCGCGCTCGAATCACCGACGCGCTTCATCAGCTCGCGGGTCTTCTCGCTGCCGGCGATGAAGCCGTCGATGCTGATGCGGGCGATCTGCGGCGTGACGGCGGAGAGCCCCCTGCCCCCGGCCGCCCGCCAGCCGACGGCGCCGGCGGCGACGATCAGTGCCCCGACCCCGATCGCCCGCCACACCGACAGCTTCCGGCGTAAGGACCGCCGGTCGAGGAGAAGTTCGGCATCGATGGCCATGCGGCGCCCGTATCCTGGTCTGACCCTGGAAGGCCGCCCCGCCCGCAGGGTGTTCCCTGCAAGTCATTGGCGTGCCTCGCTCCCGGGCTGTTCTACCCCCGGCCGTCGCGCAGCGGCAAGACCGGTTTTGCGGGCATGCCCCTCCCCGATCGCGGTAAGCCGGACATGCGGACGCCCGCGCAGGGGGTGTCCCCGCGCGGGCGTCCGGTCTCGTTCGGGGTGTCCGGGCCTCGCGGCCCGGACGGATCCCTTACTTCTTGTCGGCCTGACGGGCCTTGAGGGCCGCGCCGAGGATGTCGCCGAGCGAGGCGCCCGAATCGGCGGAGCCGAACTGGGCGATCGCCTCCTTCTCCTCGGCCATCTCGAGGGCCTTGATCGAGAGCTGGACGCGGCGGGCCTTGCGGTCGAACTGCGTCACCCGCGCATCGAGCTTCTCGCCGGCGGCGAAGCGCTCGGGGCGCTGGTCGTTGCGCTCGCGGGCGAGGTCGGCCCGGCGGATGAAGGCCTGGAGGTCGGAATCGACGATCTTGACCTCGATGCCCGAATCCTTGACCTCGAGCACCTCGCAGGTGACGACCTGGTTCTTGCGGATGCCGTCACCGGCATCGGCGAAGGGGTCGCCGGCGAGCTGCTTGATGCCGAGCGAGATGCGCTCCTTCTCGACGTCGACGTCGAGAACCTGGGCGCGCACCACGTCGCCCTTCTTGAACTCGTCGATGACCTGCTCGCCCGGACGGTTCCAGTCGAGGTCCGAGAGGTGGACCATGCCGTCGACGTCGCCCTCGAGGCCGATGAACAGACCGAACTCGGTCTTGTTCTTGACCTCGCCCTCGACCTCGGTGCCGGCCGGGTGCTTCTCGGAGAAGGCCTCCCACGGGTTCTGCAGGGTCTGCTTGAGACCGAGCGAGATGCGGCGCTTGACCGGATCGACTTCGAGGATCTGGACCTCGACCTCCTGGGAGGTGGAGACGATCTTGCCCGGATGGACGTTCTTCTTGGTCCAGCTCATCTCCGAGACGTGGATCAGGCCCTCGATCCCCGGCTCCAGCTCCACGAAGGCGCCGTAGTCGGTGATGTTGGTCACGCGGCCCTTGAGCTTGGCGTCGACCGGGTAGCGGGCGGCGATGCCCTCCCACGGATCGGCGAGCAGCTGCTTGATGCCGAGCGAGATGCGGTGCGTCTCGTGGTTGATCTTGATGATCTTGACCTTGACGGTCTGGCCGATGTTGACCACCTCGGACGGGTGGTTGACGCGGCGCCACGCCATGTCGGTGACGTGCAGCAGACCGTCGATGCCGCCGAGGTCGACGAACGCACCGTACTCGGTGATGTTCTTGACCACGCCGTCGATGACCTGACCCTCTTCGAGGTTGGCCACCAGCTCGGAGCGCTGCTCGGCCCGGCTCTCCTCGAGCACGGTGCGGCGCGACACCACGATGTTGCCGCGGCGGCGATCCATCTTGAGGATCTGGAACGGCTGCGGCGTGCCCATCAGCGGGGTGACGTCGCGGACCGGACGGATGTCGACCTGCGAGCGCGGCAGGAACGCCACGGCGCCGTCGAGGTCGACGGTGTAGCCGCCCTTGACCTGGTTGAAGATCGTGCCGGAGACGCGCTCGTTGTTCTCGAACGCCTTCTCGAGCTTGACCCAGCTCTCCTCGCGGCGGGCCTTGTCGCGCGAGATGACGGCTTCACCGAGCGCGTTCTCGATGCGATCGACATAGACCTCGACCTCGTCGCCGACGGCGATCGGCTGGTCACGGCCGGGGCCCGTGAATTCCTTGAGGGCGACGCGGCCCTCGGTCTTCGCCCCGATATCGATGACGGCGACGTCCTTCTCGATCGCCACCACGCGGCCCTTGACCACGGAGCCTTCCGTGATCTCGTGCTCGCGGAACGACTCTTCCAGAAGGGCGGCGAAATCTTCGCGGCTCGACGAGGCGGCTTGCAAACCTGCGGACATCCATGCTCCTTTTCGTCCCGCCCTATCCGGGGGGACGGCGCCGGCGGCTCGTATCAACGGGCCGCTTCCGCCCGCCGGAGTTCCGGGGAGATCCCCGAAACCGCCGCTCCCCAAAACGTGAAGGGGCGCGGGCCGGCGCATGATCGACGGGCAGAAACGTGTACTCCGAAGGTCCCGGCCGGGGCGCGGTGCGGACGGGCGCGAGGCCCGGCACGCGGCATCCCGGCATGGGACGACCGGAGTTGCGGCCGATACACGAAAATCGAACTCCCGGCAAGGCGTTGCGGGGCGGGGCGCGGCAACCTGACGGTGAACTGGCGGCTTGCCGACACGCGCGGGTCCGGGTTACCCATCCCTAGCCTTAAATCATTCTCATGTTCGGGCGTGGTGCGGGGCTTTCGATGCTTCGGCCCGCGGGACGCGTCCCGGGGCGGAGCGTCCAAGATGCATGAACGCACGCCGCATGCACGGCGTGAGGGAGGAGTGCGGCGCCGTCCGGTCCGGGGGCCGGGGCGCCGAGACCGCAATCGACGAGAGGGAGGCGGCGTCGCGACCGGAATCGTGTCCGCGGGGCGCCGGAGAAGCCTCCCGAAGCCGGAGGGCGACGATGATCAATCTCAACGTGAACGGTGAGGAGCGCCGGTTCGACGGCGATCCCGAGATGCCGCTGCTCTGGTACCTGCGGGACGAGCTCGGCCTGACGGGTACCAAGTTCGGCTGCGGCGTCGCGGCCTGCGGCGCCTGCACCATCCATGTCGGCGGCACCGCGATGCGGGCCTGCCAGACTCCGGTCTCGGCCGCCGACGGCCAGCCGGTCGTGACGATCGAGGGCCTGTCGCCGGACGGCAACCACCCGGTCCAGGCCGCCTGGCGCGACCTCAACGTGGCGCAGTGCGGCTATTGCCAGACCGGTCAGATCATGCAGGCGGCGGCGCTCCTCAAGGAGACCCCGAAGCCGACCGACGCCGACATCGACAACCAGATGAGCGGCAACCTCTGCCGCTGCGGCACCTATCCGCGCATCCGCGCCGCCATCAAGCAGGCGGCGGGGCTGACCCCGAAGGCCGGCCAGGGAGATCGCCTGTGATTCACGACCTCTCCTCCCTCCTCAAGGCCGCCCCGGCCGACGAGCCGGACTCCCTCGTCGCCAAGGTCTCGCCCGGCCAGCTCAGCCGCCGCGGCCTCATCGCCGGGGCCGGCGCCCTGGTGCTCGCCCTGTCGCTCAAACCCCAGGGCGCGCTCGCCGCCGACCCGCCGAAATTCGGCGCCGACGGCATGCCGCATGGCTGGCGCGACGATCCGACCCTGTTCGTGGCGATCGCGCCGGACGGCACCGTGACGGTGACCTGCACCCGCTCGGAGATGGGCCAGGGCGTGCGCACCTCGGTCGCCTTCGTGGTCGCCGACGAGCTCGACGCCGACTGGGCCAAGGTCAAGGTCGCCCAGGCCCATGGCGACGAGGAGCGCTTCGGCAATCAGGACACCGACGGCTCGCGCTCGCTCCGGCACTTCTTCATGCCGCTGCGCCGCGCCGGCGCCGCCGCCCGCGCCATGCTGGTCGCGGCCGCCGCCAAGCAGTGGAACGTGCCGGCCTCCGAGGTCACGACGGAGAACCACGCCCTCGTCCACGCCAAGTCCGGCCGCCGGATCGGCTTCGGCGAGGTCGCCCAGGCGGCAGCCGGCATGCCGGTGCCCGACCGCGCGACGGTGACGCTCAAGGACTCGTCGGCCTTCCGCTACATCGGCAAGGGCCGCGTCGGCCTCATCGACAATGTCGGCATCACCACCGGCAAGGCGCAGTACGGCCTCGACACCCGCCTCGACGGGATGCTCTACGCCGTGGTCGCCCGCCCGCCGGTCTTCGGCGGCAAGGTCAAGAGCTTCGACGAAGCCGCCGCCCTGAAGGTGCCGGGCGTCGTCAAGGTCGTGACCATCGATCCGCCGGCCCCTCCCTACGAGTTCATGCCGACCGGCGGCGTGGCGGTCATCGCCCGCAACACCTGGGCGGCGATCAAGGGCCGCGAGGCCCTCAAACCCACCTTCGAGGACGGCCCGAACGCGAGTTACGATTCGGACGCCTATCGGGCCACCCTGGAACAGGCCGTGCGCAAGCCCGGCAAGGTGGTGCGCCAGGAGGGCGACGTCGACGCGGCAATGAAGAAGGCGGTGAAGCGCCTGGAGGCCGAGTACTACATCCCCCACCTCGTCCAGGCCCCGATGGAGCCGCCGGCCGCGACCGTCCGGATCGCCAAGGACGGCACGATCGAGGCGTGGGGCTGCGTGCAGTCGCCCCAGGCCGCCCGCGACCGCATCGCCAAGCGCCTCGGCGTCGACCCGAAGACGATCACCGTCAACGTGACGCTGCTCGGCGGCGGCTTCGGCCGCAAGTCGAAGCCCGACTACTTCGTCGAGGCGGCGCTCTGCTCGAAGGCGATGGACGGCGCCCCGGTCAAGATGACCTGGACCCGCGAGGACGACCTCCACAACGGCTACTACCACACCGTCTCGGTGGAGCGCCTGGAGGCCGGCCTCGACGACAAGGGCATGCCGATCGCCTGGCTGCACCGCAGCGCGGCCCCGACCATCGGCTCGACCTTCGTCGCCGGCGCCAACGAGCAGATCCCGATCGAGCTCGGGATGGGCCTCGTCAACGTGCCGTTCTCCATCCCCAACATGCGGATGGAGAACCCGCCGGCGGATGCCCATGTCCGGATCGGCTGGTTCCGCTCGGTGTCGAACATCCCGCGCGCCTTCGCGGTGCAGTCCTTCATCGACGAACTGGCCCAGATGGCCGGCCGCGACCCGAAGGACTACCTCCTCGACGTGATCGGCCCGGCCCGGATCATCGATCCGGTCAAGATCGGCGATGCCTGGAACTACGGCGAGGATCCCTCGCGCTATCCCTTCGATACCGGGCGCCTGCGCAACGTGATCGAGGCGGTGGCCAAGGGCGCCGGCTGGGGCCGCAAGGTGGACAAGGGCCGTGGCCTCGGCATCGCGGCGCATTACAGCTTCGTGACCTACACCGCCGCCGTCGCCGAGGTCGAGGTGTCGCCGAAGGGCGAGGTCACCGTCCAGCGGGTCGACATCGCCATCGACAGCGGCCAGCAGGTCAACCCGGAGCGGGTGCGCTCGCAGCTCGAGGGCGCGGTGGTGATGGGCATGGGCCTCGCGCTCACCGCCCAGATCACCTTCAAGAACGGCCGCGCCGTCCAGGACAACTACGACACCTACGAGCTGACCCGGATCAACGAGGCGCCCAAGATCATCAACGTGCACCTCGTGCAGGGCGGGTCCTGGGACAAGCCGCTCGGCGGCGTCGGCGAGCCCGGCGTGCCGCCGGTGGCGCCGGCCATCGCCAACGCGATCTTCGCGGCGACCGGCCGGCGCATCCGCCAGCTGCCGATGCGCGACAAGCTGAGCGCGTGAGCGAAGACCCCGCGGGGCAGCGCGCCCCGCGGGGTCTTGGTCTGACGCAAGACGTACGAAGCAATCTAATCTCGGTTTGAGCGCTTTCCCCTCAAAGGTAGCGCGCCTCTCCTCCCCCTTGTGGGGAGGAGCCGGAGGTGGGGGTGGTGCCAGATAAGGCTCAGCGGTGCCTTCTGCACCACCCCCACCCCTAGCCCCTCCCCACAACTTGCAGCGATACCGGGCAAGCCCGGGATCGCCGGGGGAGGGGAAAGCGCGCATATTTACAGAGGGTTAGCTCTCGAAGGAGAAGCGTGAATCCGCTAGCCCGAGTGGGAGAGGGGTAGGGGTGAGGGTGACACGCTTCCGAGTAACGCTCCGGATGTCACGCTGCCCGCGCGACGCTCAGTGCTTGATCTTGAAGCGTGTCACCCTCACCCCCAACCCCTCTCCCACCCGGGAGAGGGGAGTCGCGCCTGCTTTTTCCGGTCCGTCTCTCACTCTCGCCGGAACCCCCGCCCACGGGCCGGTGTTCGCGGAGCGGAGCCCTTCGCGCCAAGGTTCAATGATTGGCGCGATTCAACGACAGGGAGAGACGCCATGAAGCTCATCCTCGCCGCCGGCCTCATCGCCGGTCTCGCCGGTCCGGCGCTGGCCGGCGCCTGCGGCACCGAGATCGACGCCCTCGAACCGCGCCTCGACGCGAAGGGCCGCGAGACCATTGCGGCGTCGAGCGGCGGCAAGGAGGTGGCGTCGCGCCGCGAGGCCCAGGCCGAGGCGGCGACCGAGAAGGGCACCAGCCCCTCCGCTCTCCCCAAGGGCCCGGCCCCCGGCTCGGCCGAGACGCAGGCCACCGCCGACGTCGCCAAGGCGAGCGGCGGCGGCACCGGCGTGATGGAGGCCCGCGCCAGCCTCAACCGCGCCCGCGAGCTCGACAAGAAGGGCGACGAGGCCGGCTGCATGAAGGCGGTGTCCGACGCCAAGGAGCAGATGGACAAGTCGTGATCCCGGGTCGGGTTTAATCCCGACCGCGAGGTGAGGCAGCGCACATCGCGGGCCGGGCCGCCGGCCCCGCCCCTGGTCTGTTGCACTGCAGCGCCCACATCTCACCCGCATCGCCCGGCCCTTGAAGCCGGGCTCGATCCGGAGATTTCCGACAGTGCCTTCCCTGTTCGA
This sequence is a window from Methylobacterium sp. SyP6R. Protein-coding genes within it:
- the trpB gene encoding tryptophan synthase subunit beta, which gives rise to MTAPQNPNSFRTGPDERGRFGIFGGRFVAETLMPNILALEEAYAAAKADPAFQAEMTSYLTHYVGRPSPLYHAERLSEHLGGAKIYFKREELNHTGSHKVNNVLGQILLARRMGKPRIIAETGAGQHGVATATLCARFGLKCVVYMGAVDVERQKPNVFRMKMLGAEVVPVESGTRTLKDAMNEALRDWVTNVADTFYCIGTVAGPHPYPAMVRDFQSIIGIETKAQMLEMEGRLPDSLVACIGGGSNAMGLFHPFLDDREVAIYGVEAAGHGVSSGLHAASLTGGKPGVLHGNRTYLLMDGDGQIADAHSISAGLDYPGIGPEHAWLHEMGRVTYLSATDTETLEAFRLCSLMEGIIPALEPAHALAKVKELAPSLPRDHLMVVNLSGRGDKDIPQVAEILGDAL
- a CDS encoding phosphoribosylanthranilate isomerase, with translation MSTAPILVKICGLSTPETLDASLAAGADLIGLVHFQKSPRHVDLTLGAALSRQARGRALRVALLVDPDDALIEAVIAALDPDWLQLHGAESPERVAQVKARTGRPVMKALGIATAEDLARAARYAAIADRLLFDAKPAPDAILPGGNGHAFDWSLLAGAGRDQPFMLSGGLTPETVAGALAVTAAQAVDVSSGVESRPGHKDPDRIAAFVAAAKAAAGTAKAAARAVGGATAPEIAPAARRA
- a CDS encoding ornithine cyclodeaminase family protein, giving the protein MRLIGEAEIDAALTPLRMIDALSVAFRAGATAPTRHHHAIETAPDGASLLLMPAWTADYVGVKILTLFPGNPARGLDTIQGGVLLCDGRDGRPLALLDGARLTLWRTAAASALAARHLARPDAARMVMVGAGALAPALVRAHAAIRPIRDVAIWNRRPEGAQRLAAILAAEGIPAYPVTDLAAAVGQADLVSCATLSTEPLVRGAWLRPGTHLDLVGAFTPAMREADDAALLRGPVYVDTQDALKKGGDVAVAIQSGALAPDAVTGDLAALCRGEAPGRQSPEAITVFKSVGAAIEDLAAAACVWESLTRPS
- a CDS encoding lipopolysaccharide assembly protein LapA domain-containing protein, with translation MIRFLKGLILLPIAIVVVLLAVANRQPVMLSFDPFTDGTPAFSLPMPLYALIFAAVALGIVVGGVGSWLGQGDTRRDRRAKGRELARLRHEAERLRQASPSSATVGRTALPAPISRA
- the ihfB gene encoding integration host factor subunit beta gives rise to the protein MIKSELVLKIAEQNPHLYQRDVENIVNAILDTIADALARGDRVELRGFGAFSVKRREARRGRNPRTGAAVAVAEKAIPVFKTGKEMRLRLNAAGIGADEPSRAEAAAS
- the sppA gene encoding signal peptide peptidase SppA — encoded protein: MAIDAELLLDRRSLRRKLSVWRAIGVGALIVAAGAVGWRAAGGRGLSAVTPQIARISIDGFIAGSEKTRELMKRVGDSSAVSGVVVSINSPGGTTTGSEELFRNLRALAEKKPIVAFVDGTAASGAYITAIAADHIVARETSLVGSIGVLFQYPEVSGLLDKVGVKVDEVKSSPLKAEPSGFHPTPPEARAALQAIVGDTYGWFKDLVAERRKMNPDQIKVVADGRVFSGRQSVPLGLIDETGSERQAVAWLEREKGVAKNLPVRDWKPRSDSRFGLFSAAAAGAGLLGYDDLAARLRQAGDETASLTQGGLLAVWRP
- the rpsA gene encoding 30S ribosomal protein S1, which codes for MSAGLQAASSSREDFAALLEESFREHEITEGSVVKGRVVAIEKDVAVIDIGAKTEGRVALKEFTGPGRDQPIAVGDEVEVYVDRIENALGEAVISRDKARREESWVKLEKAFENNERVSGTIFNQVKGGYTVDLDGAVAFLPRSQVDIRPVRDVTPLMGTPQPFQILKMDRRRGNIVVSRRTVLEESRAEQRSELVANLEEGQVIDGVVKNITEYGAFVDLGGIDGLLHVTDMAWRRVNHPSEVVNIGQTVKVKIIKINHETHRISLGIKQLLADPWEGIAARYPVDAKLKGRVTNITDYGAFVELEPGIEGLIHVSEMSWTKKNVHPGKIVSTSQEVEVQILEVDPVKRRISLGLKQTLQNPWEAFSEKHPAGTEVEGEVKNKTEFGLFIGLEGDVDGMVHLSDLDWNRPGEQVIDEFKKGDVVRAQVLDVDVEKERISLGIKQLAGDPFADAGDGIRKNQVVTCEVLEVKDSGIEVKIVDSDLQAFIRRADLARERNDQRPERFAAGEKLDARVTQFDRKARRVQLSIKALEMAEEKEAIAQFGSADSGASLGDILGAALKARQADKK
- a CDS encoding (2Fe-2S)-binding protein; translated protein: MINLNVNGEERRFDGDPEMPLLWYLRDELGLTGTKFGCGVAACGACTIHVGGTAMRACQTPVSAADGQPVVTIEGLSPDGNHPVQAAWRDLNVAQCGYCQTGQIMQAAALLKETPKPTDADIDNQMSGNLCRCGTYPRIRAAIKQAAGLTPKAGQGDRL
- a CDS encoding xanthine dehydrogenase family protein molybdopterin-binding subunit, whose translation is MIHDLSSLLKAAPADEPDSLVAKVSPGQLSRRGLIAGAGALVLALSLKPQGALAADPPKFGADGMPHGWRDDPTLFVAIAPDGTVTVTCTRSEMGQGVRTSVAFVVADELDADWAKVKVAQAHGDEERFGNQDTDGSRSLRHFFMPLRRAGAAARAMLVAAAAKQWNVPASEVTTENHALVHAKSGRRIGFGEVAQAAAGMPVPDRATVTLKDSSAFRYIGKGRVGLIDNVGITTGKAQYGLDTRLDGMLYAVVARPPVFGGKVKSFDEAAALKVPGVVKVVTIDPPAPPYEFMPTGGVAVIARNTWAAIKGREALKPTFEDGPNASYDSDAYRATLEQAVRKPGKVVRQEGDVDAAMKKAVKRLEAEYYIPHLVQAPMEPPAATVRIAKDGTIEAWGCVQSPQAARDRIAKRLGVDPKTITVNVTLLGGGFGRKSKPDYFVEAALCSKAMDGAPVKMTWTREDDLHNGYYHTVSVERLEAGLDDKGMPIAWLHRSAAPTIGSTFVAGANEQIPIELGMGLVNVPFSIPNMRMENPPADAHVRIGWFRSVSNIPRAFAVQSFIDELAQMAGRDPKDYLLDVIGPARIIDPVKIGDAWNYGEDPSRYPFDTGRLRNVIEAVAKGAGWGRKVDKGRGLGIAAHYSFVTYTAAVAEVEVSPKGEVTVQRVDIAIDSGQQVNPERVRSQLEGAVVMGMGLALTAQITFKNGRAVQDNYDTYELTRINEAPKIINVHLVQGGSWDKPLGGVGEPGVPPVAPAIANAIFAATGRRIRQLPMRDKLSA